In a genomic window of Gloeocapsopsis dulcis:
- a CDS encoding helix-turn-helix transcriptional regulator encodes MAITLCNQDYSELFEEAIQNSEITRQSNEFETICEYPPQLAEGFYQDIQLRPGLELLIKNCVHREYIIRKIPECQWPVGSFFHISGNYRCDCGTYVDPGYNTLTGSCVVPQETLEYAPKERLQSVYVCIDPHLFGELVAGQLGGLPLELELLAGEGDEIVNFARTTTPSMQVTLQQILHCPYQGVFKRMYLEGKVLELLALQLMQLVDREDVPRSYSNFRGHDLECIHHAKEILIRNLDNPPSILDLARQVGLNDRKLKQGFHQVFNTTPFAYLRHYRLEQARQLLMDSEASIEQVAKTVGYGDRSRFAAAFRKQFGINPKTYQLQQRREI; translated from the coding sequence GTGGCAATCACCCTGTGCAACCAAGATTACTCAGAACTGTTTGAAGAAGCGATTCAAAACAGCGAAATTACCCGCCAGTCAAATGAATTTGAAACCATTTGTGAGTATCCGCCACAGCTTGCCGAAGGTTTTTACCAGGACATTCAACTTCGTCCTGGACTTGAACTTTTAATTAAGAATTGCGTCCACCGAGAATATATAATCCGCAAAATACCTGAATGCCAGTGGCCTGTAGGCTCCTTCTTTCATATTTCAGGAAATTATAGATGTGATTGTGGAACCTACGTAGATCCAGGATACAACACCCTGACTGGAAGTTGCGTTGTACCGCAGGAAACCCTAGAGTATGCACCAAAGGAGCGGCTTCAGAGCGTCTATGTTTGCATCGATCCACATCTGTTTGGAGAATTGGTTGCGGGTCAATTAGGAGGATTACCACTGGAGTTGGAACTGTTGGCTGGGGAAGGTGATGAGATCGTTAACTTTGCTAGAACTACAACGCCATCTATGCAAGTCACCTTACAGCAAATTTTACATTGTCCGTACCAAGGTGTGTTCAAACGAATGTATCTTGAAGGCAAGGTTCTGGAATTACTAGCGTTGCAGTTGATGCAGTTAGTCGATCGAGAAGATGTGCCTCGTTCATATAGTAATTTTCGAGGTCACGATCTTGAGTGTATTCATCACGCGAAGGAGATTCTAATTCGGAATTTAGATAATCCTCCTTCCATACTCGATTTGGCGCGACAGGTGGGATTAAATGATCGCAAACTCAAGCAAGGATTTCATCAAGTATTTAATACCACACCATTTGCGTATTTACGTCACTATCGATTAGAGCAAGCACGGCAATTGTTAATGGATTCAGAAGCCTCAATCGAGCAGGTGGCAAAAACGGTTGGTTATGGCGATCGCAGTCGATTTGCAGCGGCGTTTCGTAAGCAATTTGGCATTAATCCAAAAACTTATCAGTTGCAACAGCGAAGGGAAATTTAG
- a CDS encoding metallophosphoesterase — protein sequence MHWLLSGSLSVEKLTVAIADLPSSLQGTKLVQLSDLHYDGLRLSEEMLAQAIAVTNEVEPDLIVLTGDYVTDDPTPIHQLVLRLKYLQSRNGVCAVLGNHDIYYPQSQAEITKALSSIDINVLWNQIAYPLGARLPIVGLADYWSKEFKVKSVMHQLDNNIPRIVLSHNPDTAQVLKKWRVDLQLSGHTHGGQFTIPGMGPAISVYKDFRRSLPKEMRRWVPFMQKECAKVVRHWEWAQGYHRVGQNQLYVNRGLGTYLPGRFFCPPEVTVITLVTA from the coding sequence ATGCACTGGCTGTTATCTGGATCTTTGAGTGTAGAGAAATTAACAGTTGCGATCGCCGATCTTCCTTCATCCTTACAAGGGACAAAGCTAGTACAACTTTCAGATCTTCATTATGATGGCTTGCGGTTATCCGAAGAAATGTTAGCGCAAGCGATCGCTGTTACCAATGAAGTTGAACCGGATCTCATTGTCCTCACGGGTGATTATGTCACCGACGATCCTACCCCAATTCATCAACTCGTCCTGCGACTGAAATACCTGCAAAGCCGTAATGGTGTTTGTGCAGTACTCGGAAACCACGATATCTATTACCCCCAATCGCAAGCTGAAATTACTAAAGCGCTGAGTAGCATTGATATTAACGTTCTCTGGAATCAAATTGCTTATCCTTTGGGTGCAAGATTACCTATTGTCGGACTTGCAGATTACTGGTCTAAGGAATTTAAAGTCAAATCTGTGATGCATCAACTCGACAACAACATACCCCGCATTGTACTGTCACACAATCCAGATACTGCACAAGTTTTGAAAAAATGGCGGGTTGATTTGCAACTATCTGGTCATACACATGGCGGTCAGTTTACCATTCCTGGCATGGGACCCGCTATATCTGTCTATAAAGACTTTCGGCGTAGCCTTCCCAAAGAAATGCGACGTTGGGTTCCGTTTATGCAAAAAGAATGTGCCAAAGTTGTTAGACATTGGGAATGGGCGCAAGGCTATCACCGTGTCGGTCAAAATCAGTTGTATGTTAATCGCGGTTTAGGAACATATCTTCCTGGACGCTTTTTTTGTCCCCCAGAAGTTACTGTGATTACCTTAGTGACTGCCTGA
- a CDS encoding secondary thiamine-phosphate synthase enzyme YjbQ encodes MIYQNHITLSTQTHGDMHDITDQVNSIVRKSGIKTGMAHVFNVGSTASIGTIEFEPGLQRDLPELLNKLIPPSREYGHEQMWHDGNGHSHLQATWLGPSLTVPVQNGKLELGTWQQIFHLECDVKPRQRKVVVTIYGE; translated from the coding sequence ATGATTTACCAAAACCACATCACTTTATCCACTCAAACGCACGGTGATATGCATGACATTACCGATCAGGTTAACTCCATTGTGCGAAAGTCTGGAATTAAAACCGGAATGGCTCATGTCTTTAATGTGGGTAGTACTGCCTCGATTGGTACAATTGAGTTTGAACCAGGATTACAGCGTGACTTACCCGAACTTCTCAATAAGCTTATTCCACCGAGTCGCGAATACGGACACGAGCAAATGTGGCATGATGGCAATGGACACTCACACTTGCAAGCAACATGGCTAGGTCCATCTTTAACAGTACCTGTGCAAAATGGCAAGCTAGAATTAGGGACTTGGCAACAAATCTTTCATTTAGAATGTGATGTCAAACCACGCCAGCGGAAAGTTGTTGTCACAATTTATGGTGAGTGA
- a CDS encoding DUF433 domain-containing protein, whose amino-acid sequence MNDILLQRITYNPDICHGKPCIRGLRYPVEFILELLSSDMTIEEILIDYDDLEREDILAALLFASRLTQVKSMHKITS is encoded by the coding sequence ATGAATGACATACTTTTACAACGCATTACTTACAATCCTGATATCTGCCACGGTAAGCCTTGTATTCGAGGACTGCGCTATCCAGTTGAGTTTATTCTTGAACTACTTAGTTCTGATATGACAATTGAAGAGATTTTAATAGACTACGACGACTTGGAACGTGAAGACATTCTAGCAGCTTTGCTATTTGCATCTCGACTCACTCAGGTCAAAAGTATGCATAAAATTACTTCATGA
- a CDS encoding tocopherol cyclase family protein, with protein MDQLVAFMLSISKNFLDSTQTPHSGYHWDGSDHRFFEGWYYRITLPDCGQTFAFMYSIEDPSGGKPYSGGAAQILGPDDEYLWRTFPDVQGFWANSSQLELGHWGKTNLRTQPTLLLPNEFDGHIKEGYQATATLNQGILHDPATGNYCRWQYEIKPVYGWGDKGELQQSTAGFLSFLPIFEPGWQILMAHGLASGWVDWNGKRYEFTNAPAYGEKNWGGAFPKKWFWVNCNCFEGEPDLALTAGGGRRGVLWWMESVAMIGVHYQGKFYEFVPWNSQVSWQIQPWGKWQMQATNSEYEVRLTGTTDLPGTPLRAPTEDGLIFACKDTMRGEVRLEVRSRNSNQPIITAYSSLCGLETGGNSWDTTWYSS; from the coding sequence ATGGATCAGCTTGTTGCTTTTATGCTTAGTATTTCTAAAAATTTTCTAGATTCAACGCAAACACCACACAGCGGTTATCACTGGGATGGTAGCGATCACCGTTTCTTTGAAGGTTGGTATTACCGCATAACTTTGCCGGATTGCGGTCAGACTTTTGCTTTCATGTACTCAATCGAAGACCCCAGCGGCGGTAAACCCTATAGTGGCGGTGCAGCCCAAATTCTAGGTCCTGATGATGAATATCTGTGGCGGACTTTTCCAGATGTACAGGGCTTTTGGGCAAATTCATCCCAACTCGAATTAGGACATTGGGGCAAAACTAATTTACGCACTCAGCCAACGTTATTACTTCCCAATGAATTTGACGGTCATATAAAAGAAGGCTACCAAGCTACAGCCACACTTAATCAAGGAATCCTTCACGATCCTGCGACTGGAAACTATTGCCGCTGGCAGTACGAAATTAAGCCAGTCTATGGTTGGGGAGATAAAGGCGAACTTCAACAATCGACGGCTGGTTTCTTGTCATTTTTGCCCATTTTTGAACCTGGATGGCAGATTTTAATGGCACACGGGCTAGCTTCTGGCTGGGTTGATTGGAATGGCAAACGCTATGAATTTACTAATGCCCCTGCTTATGGAGAAAAAAATTGGGGCGGTGCTTTTCCCAAAAAGTGGTTTTGGGTGAATTGCAACTGTTTTGAAGGCGAACCTGACTTAGCTTTAACTGCTGGTGGTGGTAGGCGGGGTGTTTTGTGGTGGATGGAATCAGTGGCGATGATTGGTGTTCACTATCAAGGTAAGTTTTATGAATTCGTTCCTTGGAATTCTCAAGTCTCTTGGCAAATACAGCCTTGGGGTAAATGGCAAATGCAAGCCACTAATTCTGAATATGAAGTGAGATTGACTGGAACAACAGATCTACCTGGGACTCCTTTACGTGCGCCGACAGAAGATGGTTTGATTTTCGCTTGTAAAGATACAATGCGGGGTGAGGTGCGGTTGGAGGTGCGATCGCGTAATTCCAATCAACCAATCATCACTGCTTATAGTTCTCTGTGTGGCTTAGAAACAGGCGGTAATTCTTGGGATACAACTTGGTACTCTAGCTAA
- a CDS encoding cyclase family protein, translated as MILDTAKSYLLTEVAPLANEIDTNPNILLKALKGLGNLGLLALRVPQQWAGYGVSDVTFASFQELVARYSGALAFLQTQHQSAAGMLIQSRNFALQQAYLPRMSKGDVLLGVGFSHIRRLGDPTTVAIPVAGGYQIDGFVPWVTGWNLFAEFIVAATLPDGGAVFGIVPFVETQQATGGAIAFSTPMQLAAMRSTNTVSATLTRFFLSSDRVVFIKPAGWIHANDIKNVLRATPLAIGCAMAGLDIVQAAAQAKSLAFIDEAFTALDSELRECRDAIAQVQHSNTDFIQKVQLRAWAIDLAVRTAHAAVTVSSSSANYTDHPAQRVYREALVFTVSGQTPAIMEATLKQLTSPQRYYPKKSQNITYSQVIHLSHVIHPNIPQWLGDPPVQFETVAELDNDGYYLRRFSLGEHTATHINAPKSFYADGLGIDQYPADLLVVPAVVLNIQAQAANPDYTLSVADILAWEQQHGEISPGCVVLLYTSWQNKWWDKAAFLNADASGNLHFPGFSSDATQFLLQRQIAGVGIDTHGVDPGQDPSFATNRLVLEKSRIVLENLTNLDQLPVRGATLVIGILRLQDGSGSPAAVMALVP; from the coding sequence ATGATCTTAGACACAGCCAAATCTTATTTACTTACAGAAGTTGCACCATTAGCTAACGAAATTGACACGAACCCAAATATATTACTCAAAGCCCTCAAGGGATTAGGTAATTTAGGTTTATTAGCATTACGAGTACCGCAACAATGGGCTGGATATGGTGTCAGTGATGTAACTTTTGCGAGTTTTCAAGAATTGGTGGCTAGGTATTCTGGTGCATTAGCTTTTTTGCAAACTCAACACCAAAGCGCTGCGGGGATGTTGATCCAAAGTCGCAATTTTGCACTACAGCAAGCGTATCTTCCACGGATGAGTAAGGGAGACGTTTTACTTGGTGTGGGCTTTTCACATATTCGACGGCTAGGAGATCCAACAACTGTAGCGATACCCGTAGCAGGTGGATATCAAATAGATGGATTTGTCCCTTGGGTAACTGGTTGGAATTTGTTTGCAGAGTTTATTGTTGCAGCAACTTTACCCGATGGTGGTGCTGTTTTTGGCATTGTACCTTTTGTAGAAACGCAACAAGCAACTGGTGGTGCGATCGCTTTTAGCACTCCAATGCAACTCGCCGCGATGAGATCGACAAATACAGTCAGTGCAACTCTGACTCGTTTCTTTTTATCAAGCGATCGCGTAGTCTTTATCAAACCTGCGGGGTGGATTCATGCTAATGATATCAAAAATGTTCTGCGGGCAACTCCGCTAGCAATCGGATGTGCAATGGCAGGGTTGGATATTGTACAAGCAGCGGCGCAGGCGAAATCTTTGGCTTTTATTGATGAAGCTTTTACCGCGTTAGATTCGGAATTAAGAGAATGTCGAGATGCGATCGCTCAAGTACAACACTCCAACACAGATTTTATCCAAAAAGTACAACTCCGAGCATGGGCGATTGATTTAGCAGTACGTACTGCACACGCAGCGGTGACTGTTTCGAGTAGTAGTGCAAATTATACCGATCATCCAGCACAACGAGTTTATCGCGAAGCACTAGTATTTACTGTTTCGGGGCAAACTCCGGCAATTATGGAAGCAACTTTAAAGCAATTAACTTCACCACAGCGATATTACCCGAAAAAAAGTCAAAACATTACCTATTCGCAAGTCATTCATCTCAGTCACGTTATTCATCCTAATATTCCTCAATGGCTAGGCGATCCTCCTGTACAATTTGAAACCGTTGCTGAGTTAGATAACGATGGTTATTACCTCCGGCGTTTCTCTTTAGGCGAACACACTGCAACACATATCAACGCACCTAAAAGTTTTTACGCTGATGGATTGGGAATCGATCAATATCCTGCAGATTTGTTAGTCGTACCTGCGGTTGTTTTGAATATCCAAGCGCAAGCAGCAAATCCTGATTACACGCTAAGCGTTGCCGACATATTAGCTTGGGAGCAACAACACGGTGAAATTTCTCCTGGATGCGTGGTGTTATTGTACACAAGTTGGCAAAACAAGTGGTGGGATAAAGCCGCGTTTCTCAATGCAGATGCATCTGGTAATCTTCATTTTCCAGGATTTAGTAGTGATGCAACGCAGTTTCTGCTACAACGACAAATTGCTGGAGTAGGAATTGATACCCATGGTGTCGATCCTGGACAAGATCCAAGTTTTGCTACTAATCGTTTGGTACTAGAAAAATCAAGAATTGTATTAGAAAATTTAACGAATCTCGATCAATTACCCGTCCGTGGCGCTACGTTAGTTATTGGCATTTTACGCTTACAAGATGGTTCAGGTTCTCCTGCTGCGGTGATGGCATTAGTGCCGTAG
- a CDS encoding DUF5615 family PIN-like protein, which produces MKFLVDAQLPVRLARFLQSSGYDTIHTRDLPLQNVTSDSEINAYQFNKIAFLLQKTQISSTHFSRFSNLISFS; this is translated from the coding sequence ATGAAATTCCTCGTCGATGCTCAATTGCCAGTGCGTCTAGCTCGTTTTCTCCAATCTTCTGGCTACGATACAATTCATACTAGAGATTTACCTCTACAAAACGTAACGTCAGATAGTGAGATTAATGCATATCAGTTCAACAAAATCGCATTCTTATTACAAAAGACGCAGATTTCATCAACTCATTTTTCACGATTCAGCAACCTTATAAGCTTCTCTTAG
- a CDS encoding esterase-like activity of phytase family protein encodes MLQLQGFAKLPADTFAEGPPSGQYNSDGSLKPEPPFPGQPVQGFSAVQFADENSFWFLSDNGFGTKLNSQDYLLRIYRVDPSFRGTENKDGSVDVLNFIQLADPDNKIPFPIKNEGTNARLLTGFDFDVESFVIAADGTLWVGEEFGPYLLHFDQTGKLLDAPIPTPDFDSGDLVRSPDNPDVLAGNATENLSRSRGYEGLAITPDKTKLYALLEGTVAGDPEDALRIYEFDLAAKEFTGIKGYYRKENPDYAIGDFAVINENEYLVIERDNLSGDEAQFKKIYKVDLSQQDANGYVAKQEIGDLLNIRDPQDLNADSSTTFTFPFVTIENVLVIDENTILVANDNNYPATGGRSDTASDHNEIIVLKLDQPLNLDPRVGISTIIGSNLRFGTPGDDELFATRNDTLFGGAGDDTLDATAGQGGNRLYGNSGNDELLAGIRDRLFGDEGNDILDASQGRGGNRLYGGAGNDTLFAGSRDLLFGGDGDDVLFAGTSDNILTGGDGKDQFWIVAGETPTSPNTIRDFQSDVDVIGLGAGLAFVDLAIAQTGSDTTISLKDGTPLAILEGVDAGTISISDFVSTAPRPLIIGHRGASGLRPEHTLAAYELAIDQGADYIEPDIVATKDGVLVARHENEISGTTDVADRPEFANREATKIIDGVEVTGWFTEDFTLAELKTLRAKERLPELRSTEYDGLYEVPTLQEVIDLAQRKSAEVGRTIGIYPETKHPTYFDSIGLSLEEPLVEVLDANGYSDRNDPVFIQSFETANLQKLDELTNVPLIQLLGGSGQPYDFTVSGDPRTYLDLTTPDELTNIATYADGIGPSKRLIVPVDEEGRLQPPTSLIDDAHAAGFLVHAYTFRNEDFFLAPDYQGNPELEYEQFFSLGLDGLFTDFPGTGFEVANRLYPLTSADPLLGVGLLSTDASVA; translated from the coding sequence ATGCTGCAACTCCAAGGTTTTGCTAAATTACCCGCAGATACATTTGCAGAAGGACCGCCATCAGGACAATATAATAGCGACGGTTCGCTAAAACCAGAACCACCATTTCCTGGACAGCCTGTTCAAGGTTTTAGTGCAGTGCAATTTGCTGACGAAAATTCTTTCTGGTTTCTTTCGGATAATGGCTTTGGTACTAAGTTAAATAGTCAAGATTATCTCCTACGTATTTACCGCGTTGACCCTAGTTTTAGAGGAACAGAAAACAAAGATGGTAGTGTAGATGTTCTGAACTTTATTCAACTTGCCGATCCTGATAATAAAATACCATTTCCTATCAAAAACGAAGGTACAAATGCCCGCCTTTTAACAGGCTTCGATTTTGATGTGGAATCCTTTGTTATTGCTGCTGATGGAACGCTTTGGGTAGGTGAAGAATTTGGACCATATCTATTACATTTTGACCAAACAGGTAAACTGCTAGATGCACCAATTCCAACACCAGATTTTGATTCAGGAGATCTTGTGCGATCGCCTGATAACCCTGATGTGTTAGCTGGTAATGCTACAGAAAACCTCAGTCGTTCTAGAGGTTACGAAGGGCTAGCAATTACTCCTGATAAAACAAAGCTGTATGCTTTACTTGAAGGGACTGTAGCAGGAGATCCAGAAGATGCTTTGCGAATTTACGAATTCGATTTAGCAGCCAAAGAATTTACTGGAATTAAAGGCTATTACCGTAAAGAAAATCCTGACTATGCAATTGGTGACTTTGCCGTCATCAACGAAAACGAATACTTGGTAATCGAACGTGATAATTTGAGTGGAGACGAAGCGCAATTCAAGAAGATTTACAAAGTTGATTTGTCGCAGCAAGATGCAAATGGTTATGTAGCAAAACAAGAAATTGGCGATCTTTTAAATATTCGCGATCCTCAAGATCTAAATGCTGACTCTAGTACGACATTTACCTTTCCATTCGTCACTATCGAAAATGTTTTGGTAATTGACGAAAATACAATTCTCGTTGCTAATGACAATAATTACCCCGCAACAGGTGGACGTTCCGATACCGCATCAGACCACAATGAAATTATTGTGTTGAAGTTAGATCAACCCTTAAATCTCGATCCGCGTGTTGGTATCAGTACGATTATTGGTAGTAACCTCCGCTTTGGTACTCCTGGCGACGATGAGTTGTTTGCGACGCGCAACGATACTTTATTCGGTGGTGCAGGTGACGATACTCTAGATGCTACCGCAGGACAAGGCGGCAATCGTTTGTATGGCAATAGTGGTAACGATGAACTACTAGCAGGTATCCGCGATCGCTTGTTTGGTGATGAGGGTAATGATATCCTCGATGCTTCTCAAGGACGTGGTGGTAATCGACTTTATGGTGGTGCGGGTAACGATACTTTATTTGCAGGTAGCAGAGATCTCCTGTTTGGTGGTGACGGTGACGACGTGCTATTTGCAGGCACTAGCGATAATATCCTCACAGGTGGTGATGGTAAAGATCAATTTTGGATTGTCGCTGGAGAAACTCCCACATCACCAAATACAATTCGCGACTTTCAATCGGATGTTGATGTTATTGGTTTAGGTGCAGGTTTAGCTTTTGTTGATTTGGCAATCGCCCAAACTGGAAGTGACACAACAATTAGCCTCAAAGATGGAACACCATTAGCTATCTTAGAAGGAGTTGATGCGGGTACAATTTCAATTTCCGATTTTGTGAGTACTGCACCTCGTCCCTTGATTATCGGTCACAGAGGCGCAAGTGGTTTACGTCCAGAACACACTTTGGCAGCTTACGAGTTAGCAATCGATCAAGGGGCCGATTACATTGAACCTGATATCGTTGCCACTAAAGATGGTGTACTAGTAGCGCGTCACGAAAATGAAATTTCTGGGACTACCGATGTTGCAGATCGTCCCGAATTTGCGAACCGTGAGGCAACTAAAATCATTGATGGAGTAGAAGTCACAGGTTGGTTTACTGAAGATTTCACCTTAGCTGAATTGAAAACTCTCCGCGCTAAAGAACGTTTACCAGAACTCCGCAGCACAGAATACGACGGTTTATACGAAGTTCCCACGCTGCAAGAAGTTATCGACTTAGCGCAGCGTAAAAGTGCTGAAGTTGGACGCACGATTGGTATCTATCCTGAAACAAAGCACCCAACTTACTTCGATAGTATCGGACTATCCCTTGAAGAACCACTTGTCGAAGTTCTTGATGCGAATGGCTATAGCGATCGCAACGATCCTGTTTTCATTCAATCCTTTGAAACAGCTAATCTGCAAAAGCTTGATGAATTAACCAATGTTCCTTTAATTCAGTTACTTGGAGGTAGTGGACAGCCTTATGACTTTACCGTAAGTGGCGATCCGCGCACTTATCTCGACTTAACGACTCCTGATGAGTTGACAAATATTGCAACTTATGCTGATGGAATTGGTCCTTCGAAGCGACTAATTGTTCCTGTTGATGAGGAAGGAAGATTACAACCTCCGACATCGCTTATCGATGACGCCCATGCAGCAGGATTTCTCGTTCACGCTTATACTTTCCGCAATGAAGACTTCTTCTTAGCTCCCGATTATCAAGGTAATCCAGAGTTAGAATACGAGCAATTCTTTAGCTTAGGACTTGATGGTTTGTTTACAGACTTCCCTGGAACAGGCTTTGAAGTTGCTAATCGGCTGTATCCGTTAACGTCTGCCGATCCGTTATTAGGAGTAGGTTTACTCTCAACTGATGCCTCTGTAGCTTAA
- a CDS encoding dihydrolipoyl dehydrogenase family protein yields MAVEYDLVVIGGGSGGLVVAGVAAALKAKVALVERDRLGGDCLWYGCVPSKSLIHASRVAYEVKHAARFGIHCNDPQIDFAKAIGHVQSAIAAIEPHDSPKRFESLGVEVIFGSGEFVDKHTFVVNNRRLKARAFVIATGSRPAVPSISGLQAAGYITNEEVFEITERPDSLAIVGGGPIGCELGQAFARLGSQVTIIGSSDRLLPKEDPEAAAVVQQQLISEGIRVLTNTRAESVDVVNGKKYLIAGNEKIAVDQILVATGRNPNVESLNLEAAGVALHQSSKKGIRVNAKLQTTNPRIYACGDVISGYQFTHVASHEANVIIRNALFLPILKVDYRVIPWATFTDPELARVGLTEAEARQRYGNNIDVIKQEYAEVDRAQAEAATQGFAKIITKRNGEIIGAHIVGASAGELIHEIILAMSHKLKISALGGIHIYPTLAEVVSKAAFARTQEKYEKNHTLQGILEKLFRLMRSLG; encoded by the coding sequence ATGGCAGTAGAATACGATCTCGTTGTGATTGGCGGTGGTTCGGGTGGTTTAGTCGTTGCGGGAGTCGCTGCTGCACTCAAAGCCAAAGTCGCTTTGGTAGAACGCGATCGCTTGGGTGGTGATTGTTTGTGGTATGGTTGCGTTCCGAGTAAATCTTTAATTCATGCATCTCGCGTCGCCTACGAAGTCAAACACGCTGCGCGTTTTGGCATTCACTGTAACGATCCGCAAATCGATTTTGCTAAAGCGATCGGACACGTGCAAAGTGCGATCGCCGCAATTGAACCGCATGATTCACCCAAGCGCTTTGAATCTTTGGGTGTTGAAGTTATTTTTGGGAGTGGTGAATTTGTAGATAAACACACCTTTGTTGTTAATAATCGTCGCTTAAAAGCAAGAGCTTTTGTCATTGCTACGGGTTCGCGCCCTGCTGTTCCCTCAATTTCTGGATTACAAGCAGCAGGTTATATTACGAACGAAGAAGTTTTTGAAATTACCGAACGTCCAGACTCACTTGCTATTGTTGGTGGTGGACCAATTGGGTGTGAATTAGGGCAAGCTTTTGCACGATTAGGTTCTCAAGTTACGATTATTGGCAGTAGCGATCGCCTTTTACCCAAAGAAGATCCTGAAGCCGCCGCCGTCGTACAGCAGCAATTGATTTCGGAAGGAATTCGCGTTTTAACAAATACACGTGCAGAAAGTGTTGACGTTGTCAATGGCAAAAAGTACTTAATTGCTGGAAATGAAAAAATAGCCGTCGATCAAATCCTCGTTGCAACTGGACGTAACCCAAATGTGGAATCTTTAAATTTAGAAGCTGCAGGAGTCGCACTTCATCAAAGTTCTAAAAAAGGAATCCGCGTCAACGCCAAACTCCAAACAACGAACCCCCGAATTTACGCTTGTGGTGATGTCATTAGTGGTTATCAATTTACTCATGTTGCCAGCCACGAAGCAAATGTTATTATCAGAAACGCCTTATTCTTACCAATTCTCAAAGTTGATTATCGTGTCATTCCCTGGGCGACATTTACCGATCCTGAACTCGCCCGCGTTGGTTTAACCGAAGCTGAAGCACGACAACGCTACGGTAATAATATTGATGTGATTAAACAAGAATATGCAGAGGTAGATCGCGCCCAAGCTGAAGCTGCTACCCAAGGTTTTGCAAAAATTATTACTAAACGCAATGGTGAAATTATTGGCGCCCATATCGTAGGTGCATCCGCAGGCGAATTAATCCATGAAATTATTTTAGCCATGTCACATAAGCTGAAAATTTCTGCCTTGGGAGGAATTCACATTTATCCCACGCTTGCAGAAGTTGTCAGTAAAGCAGCTTTTGCACGAACACAAGAGAAATACGAAAAAAATCACACACTCCAAGGCATATTAGAAAAATTGTTTCGCTTGATGCGATCGCTCGGATAA
- a CDS encoding DUF29 domain-containing protein has protein sequence MQTTTLYDQDFYAWTQRQVELLRSGQLGELDIENLIEEIESLGRQERQELRNRLGVLLGHLVKWHYQPEAQSKSWFYTIQEQRQEIQRHLKENPSLKPYLSEAIEIGYQKGLNLVGKETPLDPKQLPQSCPFSEAEIFEKPVDWELV, from the coding sequence ATGCAAACTACCACTCTCTACGATCAGGACTTTTACGCTTGGACTCAGCGTCAAGTTGAGTTGCTACGCTCTGGTCAGTTGGGGGAACTTGATATTGAAAACCTGATCGAGGAAATTGAATCGTTGGGTAGGCAGGAACGGCAGGAGCTTCGCAATCGATTGGGGGTGTTGTTGGGACACCTGGTCAAGTGGCACTATCAACCAGAGGCGCAATCCAAGAGTTGGTTCTACACTATTCAAGAGCAGCGTCAGGAAATTCAGCGTCATCTCAAAGAAAACCCCAGCCTGAAGCCCTATCTAAGCGAAGCAATTGAGATTGGTTATCAAAAGGGTTTAAACCTTGTGGGTAAAGAAACTCCCCTCGACCCCAAGCAACTTCCTCAATCCTGCCCTTTCTCTGAGGCAGAAATCTTTGAGAAGCCAGTGGACTGGGAATTGGTATAA